The following proteins are co-located in the Macadamia integrifolia cultivar HAES 741 chromosome 3, SCU_Mint_v3, whole genome shotgun sequence genome:
- the LOC122074763 gene encoding uncharacterized protein LOC122074763: protein MDRPLYAAAFYLNASKYFDYINDAPFEESCKIQDAFMSVIERMVPDLTVQDKIIRESQLYRKCEGSFSRSLALKQRIAGEGALDPISWWQTHGSSAPTLQQYAIRILGLCCSASGCERNWSTFDFVRIF from the exons ATGGATCGACCTTTATATGCTGCTGCCTTTTACCTAAAtgctagcaaatattttgactacatCAATGATGCCCCTTTTGAAGAATCATGTAAAATACAAGATGCATTCATGTCAGTTATTGAAAGAATGGTGCCCGACTTAACTGTGCAAGACAAGATCATACGTGAGTCTCAATTGTACAGAAAATGTGAAGGTAGCTTTTCAAGGAGTTTGGCTCTTAAACAACGGATAGCTggtgaaggagcattggatccta tctcttggtggcaAACACATGGATCTTCGGCCCCTACGCTTCAACAATATGCAATACGCATATTAGGCCTTTGTTGCTCCGCttctggttgtgagcgcaattggagcacatttgattttgtacgtattttttaa